From Acidimicrobiales bacterium, the proteins below share one genomic window:
- a CDS encoding ROK family protein, whose amino-acid sequence MAGVDVGGTKTLAVVVDGRGETVARVRLATDAAGPRGLIATVTEALVEVAEGAGLSPDGLAAVGVGVPGVVDPRDEGVRHAVNLDIGADPVSLADPVRRLVGGPVVVGNDVNLAALGAAELFGRSGNVAYFSIGTGIAAGFVFDGRVFRGTRGVAGEIGHLPVDLYGAICECGQTGCLETVASGAVIARRWRRPDGTPGDAAGLLAAAAAGDATAITVRDEIFGYLAWAVALIAQTVDPELVVLGGGVAEAGPPLLDAMRAALRHRASKSPLLASLDLPARVAIAPADVSLGALGAARAARDLLAAQP is encoded by the coding sequence GTGGCGGGCGTCGACGTGGGCGGCACCAAGACGCTGGCGGTGGTGGTCGACGGGCGGGGCGAGACCGTGGCGCGGGTGCGGCTGGCCACCGACGCGGCCGGGCCGCGGGGCCTGATCGCCACCGTCACCGAGGCCCTGGTGGAGGTGGCCGAGGGGGCGGGGCTGTCGCCCGACGGGCTGGCGGCGGTCGGCGTCGGTGTGCCCGGCGTGGTCGACCCCCGCGACGAGGGCGTGCGCCACGCTGTCAACCTCGACATCGGCGCCGACCCGGTGAGCCTCGCCGATCCCGTGCGCCGCCTGGTGGGCGGGCCCGTGGTCGTGGGCAACGACGTCAACCTCGCCGCCCTCGGCGCCGCCGAGCTCTTCGGGCGCTCCGGCAACGTCGCCTACTTCAGCATCGGCACGGGGATCGCCGCCGGGTTCGTGTTCGACGGCCGCGTGTTCCGGGGCACCCGGGGGGTGGCCGGCGAGATCGGGCACCTGCCCGTCGACCTCTACGGCGCCATCTGCGAGTGCGGCCAGACGGGGTGCCTGGAGACCGTCGCCTCGGGTGCGGTGATCGCCCGGCGGTGGCGCCGGCCCGACGGCACGCCCGGCGACGCCGCCGGCCTGCTGGCCGCCGCTGCGGCCGGGGACGCCACCGCCATCACCGTGCGCGACGAGATCTTCGGCTACCTGGCGTGGGCCGTGGCGCTGATCGCCCAGACGGTCGACCCCGAGCTGGTGGTGCTCGGCGGCGGCGTGGCCGAGGCGGGGCCACCGCTGCTCGACGCCATGCGGGCGGCGTTGCGGCACCGGGCCTCCAAGTCGCCGCTGCTGGCGTCGCTCGACCTGCCCGCCCGGGTGGCGATCGCGCCGGCGGACGTGTCGCTGGGCGCTCTCGGCGCGGCGCGTGCCGCCCGCGACCTGCTCGCCGCCCAGCCATGA
- a CDS encoding glycoside hydrolase family 3 N-terminal domain-containing protein has product MSDGVRALAAATLLASFRGPVVPEWARRRVDEGLGGVCLFGSNLRGVESAGEVSAALHGVRPSVLVAIDEEGGDVTRIEARTGSSVPGNAALGAVDDVALTWDVFASLGRVLVDAGIDLDLAPCADVNVDAANPVIGVRSFGADPGLVARHVAAAVRGLQGVGVAACAKHFPGHGATTVDSHLALPVVDVPEAVVLGRELAPFRAAIAAGVAAVMTAHLLVPAFDDRPATVSRPLLVDLLRDELGFTGAVVTDALDMHGIGGPAAIPANVVRALAAGVDLCCLGSGGTDELVGACLDAVVAAVGSGALPEGRLAEAAARVAGIPVAGEGLSPGDLGELGADAARRALRVEGDLPDLRGAHVVEIRRPTNIAAGDVPSGLAAHLPAPTSAPDDGGSAPLIVVVRDVRVVPDGPERLAALLAERPDAVVVDLGWPSGEPLQSRARVSTFGASRASLAAVADLLTTTSTRKAHG; this is encoded by the coding sequence ATGAGCGACGGGGTGCGGGCGCTGGCGGCGGCGACGCTGCTGGCGTCGTTCCGGGGGCCGGTCGTGCCCGAGTGGGCGCGGCGGCGGGTCGACGAGGGCCTGGGCGGCGTGTGCCTGTTCGGGTCGAACCTGCGCGGGGTCGAGTCGGCGGGCGAGGTGAGCGCCGCCCTGCACGGGGTGCGGCCGTCGGTGCTCGTGGCGATCGACGAGGAGGGCGGCGACGTCACCCGGATCGAGGCCCGCACCGGGTCGTCGGTGCCGGGGAACGCCGCGCTGGGCGCGGTCGACGACGTGGCGCTCACCTGGGACGTCTTCGCCTCGCTGGGACGGGTGCTGGTCGATGCCGGGATCGACCTCGACCTGGCGCCCTGCGCCGACGTGAACGTCGACGCGGCCAACCCGGTGATCGGGGTGCGCTCGTTCGGGGCCGACCCCGGGCTGGTGGCCCGGCACGTGGCCGCCGCGGTGCGCGGGCTGCAGGGTGTCGGCGTGGCGGCGTGCGCCAAGCACTTCCCCGGCCACGGGGCGACGACGGTCGACTCGCACCTCGCCCTGCCGGTGGTCGACGTGCCCGAAGCCGTGGTGCTGGGCCGGGAGCTGGCGCCGTTCCGTGCCGCCATCGCCGCGGGCGTGGCGGCGGTCATGACGGCTCACCTGCTGGTCCCGGCGTTCGACGACCGGCCGGCGACGGTGAGCCGGCCGCTGCTGGTCGACCTGCTGCGCGACGAGCTGGGGTTCACGGGGGCGGTCGTGACCGACGCTCTCGACATGCACGGCATCGGCGGCCCGGCCGCGATCCCCGCCAACGTCGTCCGGGCGCTGGCCGCGGGTGTGGACCTCTGCTGCCTCGGTTCCGGCGGCACCGACGAGCTGGTCGGGGCCTGCCTCGACGCGGTGGTCGCCGCCGTGGGGTCGGGCGCGCTGCCCGAAGGTCGGTTGGCCGAGGCCGCGGCCCGGGTCGCCGGCATCCCGGTGGCGGGCGAGGGGCTCTCGCCGGGTGACCTGGGCGAGCTGGGCGCCGACGCCGCCCGCCGGGCCCTGCGGGTGGAGGGCGACCTGCCCGACCTGCGGGGCGCCCACGTGGTGGAGATCCGGCGCCCCACCAACATCGCCGCCGGCGACGTCCCCTCCGGACTCGCCGCCCACCTGCCCGCCCCCACCTCCGCCCCCGACGACGGCGGGTCGGCACCGCTGATCGTCGTCGTGCGCGACGTCCGGGTGGTCCCCGACGGCCCGGAGCGGCTGGCGGCGCTCCTCGCCGAGCGGCCCGATGCCGTGGTCGTCGACCTGGGCTGGCCGTCCGGGGAGCCGCTGCAGAGCCGGGCGCGGGTGTCGACGTTCGGCGCCTCACGGGCCAGCCTGGCAGCGGTGGCCGACCTGCTCACCACGACTTCGACCCGGAAGGCCCATGGCTGA
- a CDS encoding carbohydrate ABC transporter permease, whose product MRSSLGSRVFANGLALLLIALSAFPVYWMLTTSFRLNADIRSPGPEFLPLGGTLENYRSVFDSDNFGTSFANSLKVTGLTVVLALFTAFLAAVAVSRFRFRGRVTFLVMILVVQMVPAEALMISMVKVLEGWDLRNSIIGLTIAYLAFVMPFTIWTLRGFVNGVPRELEEAAMVDGSSRLRAFFTVTLPLVAPGLVATGIFAFIQAWNEYTFALVIMNRPEKETLPLWLQSFNFGARGTDWGGVMAGSTLITIPVIVFFLLVHRRIAAGLTAGAVKG is encoded by the coding sequence ATGCGGTCCTCACTCGGTAGCCGGGTCTTCGCCAACGGGTTGGCCCTGCTGCTGATCGCGCTCAGCGCCTTCCCCGTGTACTGGATGCTCACCACGTCGTTCCGGCTCAACGCCGACATCCGGTCGCCGGGCCCGGAGTTCCTGCCGCTCGGCGGGACGCTGGAGAACTACCGGTCGGTGTTCGACAGCGACAACTTCGGCACGTCGTTCGCCAACAGCCTCAAGGTCACCGGGCTCACGGTGGTGCTGGCCCTGTTCACCGCGTTCCTGGCCGCCGTGGCCGTCTCCCGGTTCCGCTTCCGGGGCCGGGTCACCTTCCTGGTGATGATCCTGGTGGTGCAGATGGTGCCGGCCGAGGCGCTGATGATCTCCATGGTCAAGGTGCTGGAGGGCTGGGACCTGCGCAACTCGATCATCGGGCTGACCATCGCCTACCTGGCGTTCGTCATGCCGTTCACGATCTGGACGCTGCGGGGGTTCGTCAACGGTGTGCCCCGGGAGCTGGAGGAGGCGGCGATGGTCGACGGGTCGTCGCGGCTGCGGGCGTTCTTCACCGTGACCCTGCCGCTGGTGGCACCGGGGCTGGTCGCCACCGGGATCTTCGCCTTCATCCAGGCGTGGAACGAGTACACGTTCGCCCTGGTCATCATGAACCGGCCCGAGAAGGAGACGCTGCCGCTGTGGCTGCAGTCGTTCAACTTCGGGGCGCGGGGTACCGACTGGGGCGGTGTCATGGCCGGCTCCACCCTGATCACGATCCCGGTCATCGTCTTCTTCCTCCTCGTCCACCGCCGGATCGCTGCGGGCCTGACCGCCGGGGCGGTGAAGGGATGA
- the ugpC gene encoding sn-glycerol-3-phosphate ABC transporter ATP-binding protein UgpC, with protein sequence MAEITIRDATKVYDGGVTAVDGIDLDVNDGELLVLVGPSGCGKSTLLRMVAGLEEMTSGTVAIGDRDVTRLQPKDRDVAMVFQSYALYPHMSVRKNIGYPLRLAGVPKPELAKRVEEAAQLLQLTEVLDRRPSQLSGGQRQRVAMGRALVRSPQAFLMDEPLSNLDAKLRVEMRAEIARLQRDLHVTTLYVTHDQVEAMTMGTRVAVLDKGRLQQVDTPQRVYDEPVNLFVATFIGSPAMNLLPGRVVRDGDGLALEVGPQRLPVDDVLSAAHPTLADRVGDRVVVGVRPEALEDSGLEPGVSGDRVIEAKVDLVESLGAELMVHVAVALGDQGDGNGDVPGGAAAVWADVVGRRGRMVARLSTRSRLAPDDAVKLTVDPAGLHLFDPATGATLRAPSDT encoded by the coding sequence ATGGCTGAGATCACCATTCGCGACGCCACCAAGGTGTACGACGGTGGCGTGACCGCTGTCGACGGCATCGACCTCGACGTGAACGACGGCGAGCTGCTGGTCCTCGTCGGCCCCTCGGGGTGCGGCAAGTCGACCCTGCTGCGGATGGTCGCCGGCCTCGAGGAGATGACCTCGGGGACCGTCGCCATCGGCGACCGCGACGTCACCCGCCTCCAGCCCAAGGACCGCGACGTCGCCATGGTCTTCCAGAGCTACGCGCTCTACCCGCACATGTCCGTGCGGAAGAACATCGGCTACCCCCTCCGGTTGGCGGGGGTGCCCAAGCCCGAGCTGGCAAAGCGGGTGGAGGAGGCGGCCCAGCTGCTGCAGCTCACCGAGGTGCTCGACCGCCGGCCGTCGCAGCTGTCGGGTGGCCAGCGCCAGCGGGTGGCGATGGGTCGGGCGCTGGTGCGCTCGCCGCAGGCGTTCCTGATGGACGAGCCGCTGTCGAACCTCGACGCCAAGCTGCGGGTGGAGATGCGGGCCGAGATCGCCCGCCTGCAGCGCGACCTGCACGTCACCACGCTCTACGTCACCCACGACCAGGTCGAGGCCATGACCATGGGCACCCGGGTGGCGGTGCTCGACAAGGGGCGGCTGCAGCAGGTCGACACCCCGCAGCGGGTGTACGACGAGCCGGTCAACCTGTTCGTGGCCACGTTCATCGGGTCGCCGGCCATGAACCTGCTGCCCGGCCGGGTGGTGCGGGACGGCGACGGGCTCGCCCTCGAGGTCGGCCCGCAGCGGCTGCCGGTCGACGACGTGCTGTCGGCGGCGCACCCGACGCTGGCCGACCGGGTCGGCGACCGGGTGGTGGTGGGCGTGCGGCCCGAGGCGCTGGAGGACTCCGGGCTGGAGCCGGGCGTGTCGGGCGACCGGGTGATCGAGGCCAAGGTCGACCTGGTCGAGTCGCTGGGCGCCGAGCTCATGGTCCACGTGGCCGTGGCCCTGGGCGACCAGGGTGACGGCAACGGCGACGTTCCGGGCGGTGCCGCCGCCGTGTGGGCCGACGTCGTGGGCCGCCGGGGTCGCATGGTCGCCCGCCTCAGCACCCGCAGCCGGTTGGCGCCCGACGACGCCGTCAAGCTGACCGTCGACCCGGCCGGCCTCCACCTCTTCGACCCCGCCACCGGAGCGACCCTGCGCGCCCCGTCCGACACATGA
- the nagA gene encoding N-acetylglucosamine-6-phosphate deacetylase, protein MTGDLVVRGGEPGDVVIVAGRVVDAEAPDGARVLDADGLVVAPGFVDLQCNGAVGVDLTAEPERLWEVAALLPRWGVTSWLPTIVTSPEPVRERALEALGAGPPDDAPVAAPLGIHFEGPFLSPERKGAHAARYLRPPDIDAVGGWSRDAGVALVTLAPELPGALDVVRALVDRGVVVSLGHSMATAAEATAGVDAGARWATHLFNAMPPLHHRDPGLAGVALTDERLHVGLIADGLHVHPLMVRLAAQALGPRLTLVTDAVAALGMPPGPVRLGDSEALSDGEGVRLPDGTLAGSTLAMNDAVANLHTFAAPDVDLPTALHAATAAPAGLLGLTGSRGTLAPGAVGDLVLLDATGHVVATVIGGELAWRS, encoded by the coding sequence GTGACCGGTGACCTGGTGGTGCGCGGCGGTGAGCCGGGCGACGTCGTGATCGTGGCCGGCCGCGTCGTCGACGCCGAGGCGCCGGACGGGGCGCGGGTGCTCGACGCGGACGGGCTGGTGGTGGCGCCGGGGTTCGTGGACCTGCAGTGCAACGGGGCCGTTGGGGTCGACCTGACCGCCGAACCGGAGCGGCTGTGGGAGGTGGCGGCGCTGCTGCCCCGCTGGGGCGTCACGAGCTGGCTGCCGACGATCGTCACCTCGCCCGAGCCGGTGCGGGAGCGGGCGTTGGAGGCGTTGGGGGCGGGGCCGCCCGACGACGCCCCCGTCGCCGCACCCCTCGGGATCCACTTCGAGGGCCCGTTCCTGTCGCCGGAGCGGAAGGGTGCCCACGCGGCCCGGTACCTCCGGCCGCCGGACATCGACGCCGTCGGGGGGTGGTCCCGGGACGCCGGTGTGGCCCTGGTGACCCTCGCTCCCGAGCTGCCCGGCGCGCTCGACGTGGTGCGGGCGCTGGTCGACCGGGGGGTGGTCGTGTCGCTGGGGCACTCGATGGCCACGGCCGCCGAGGCGACCGCCGGGGTCGACGCCGGCGCCCGCTGGGCCACCCACCTGTTCAACGCCATGCCGCCGCTGCACCACCGCGACCCCGGGCTGGCCGGAGTGGCCCTCACCGACGAGCGCCTCCACGTCGGCCTGATCGCCGACGGCCTGCACGTCCACCCGCTGATGGTGCGGCTGGCGGCCCAGGCGCTCGGCCCCCGGCTCACCCTGGTCACCGACGCCGTCGCCGCCCTCGGCATGCCACCCGGCCCGGTCCGCCTGGGCGACTCGGAGGCGCTGTCCGACGGCGAGGGCGTCCGCCTGCCCGACGGCACCCTGGCGGGCAGCACCCTGGCGATGAACGACGCGGTCGCCAACCTCCACACCTTCGCCGCCCCCGACGTCGACCTCCCCACGGCCCTCCACGCCGCCACCGCGGCGCCGGCCGGGCTCCTGGGCCTCACCGGCAGCCGGGGGACGCTGGCGCCCGGCGCGGTCGGCGACCTGGTGCTGCTCGACGCCACCGGCCACGTCGTCGCCACCGTCATCGGAGGGGAGCTGGCGTGGAGGTCGTGA